The Flavobacterium sp. K5-23 genome segment GAGAAGGATATATTCGATTTGCATTATGTGTAAAAGAAGAGAAAGTACAAGAAGCAATTGATAGATTTAACTAAATGAAAATTTACATAATAGGAATAGGATTAATAGGCGGATCGATGGGTTTGGATATAAAAGAATTATACCCAGAGGCAACAGTTTATGGAATTGACACTAATGAAAATCATATTCAAGAAGCTTTAGATATAGGAGTAATTGATTCAGAAGGAAAATTTGAAAATTTATCGAATGCAAATTTTGTAATTGTATCTGTACCAGTTGATGTTGCTCTAACAGTTTTGCCTAAAGTGTTAGATGTAATTGGTGAGAATACGATTGTATTTGAAGTGGGATCGACAAAAGCGCCAATTTGTGAAGCGGTTGCAAATCATTCCAAAAGAAGAAATTTTATAGCTACCCATCCCATTGCAGGGACAGAATTTTCGGGGCCATCAGCGGCAATAAAGGGGTTGTTTCAGGGCAAAACAAATATCATTTGCGAAGTCGAAAGAACAGCGTTCAAATTGCAAGAGAAAGCCTTGGA includes the following:
- a CDS encoding prephenate dehydrogenase — encoded protein: MKIYIIGIGLIGGSMGLDIKELYPEATVYGIDTNENHIQEALDIGVIDSEGKFENLSNANFVIVSVPVDVALTVLPKVLDVIGENTIVFEVGSTKAPICEAVANHSKRRNFIATHPIAGTEFSGPSAAIKGLFQGKTNIICEVERTAFKLQEKALDLFKAIGMRIRYMEPKSHDKHIAYVSHLSHISAFMLGKTVINKEKHEQDIFDMAGSGFESTVRLAKSSPAMWTPIFKQNRKQVVKTLEEYISNLTQFKELLINEDYDAIYEEMESVNRIKEILNGMVK